A part of Methanoculleus thermophilus genomic DNA contains:
- a CDS encoding pro-sigmaK processing inhibitor BofA family protein: protein MMEEILAILLAVAIAAALYYLMKKALTLLINAIAGLITLWLLNYFNILALFGAPDIQINLVSILICALGGLPGALILVLLHLVGISI from the coding sequence ATGATGGAAGAGATCCTCGCCATCCTTCTTGCCGTGGCGATAGCCGCGGCGCTCTACTATCTCATGAAGAAGGCCTTAACACTCCTTATCAACGCCATAGCCGGGCTCATCACCCTCTGGCTCCTGAATTACTTCAATATCCTCGCCCTCTTCGGCGCTCCGGATATCCAGATCAACCTCGTATCCATTCTTATCTGCGCCCTTGGTGGGCTCCCCGGCGCCCTGATCCTGGTGCTGCTGCATCTGGTGGGGATCTCGATATAG
- a CDS encoding TldD/PmbA family protein, with protein sequence MIGEDLIDRILRDGEKLADEVEVFYARGQSVSADIKKGILGSAEESEAWSIAIRTIKDGRIGFSSTSDPDRWRECLQAALASGRLATPQQWGGLPKPADLVSTASSSDPNLVVSVEDAAGMVDDLLSGAAEHPVEVVGGGANLARSYLMVANTSGTLYGMDRTVAAVSLEAIREQSTGYEFDASPFRAEIDPGSVGEQAASLAARSVGGSDIKTGRYDVVLSPVAAASLIGQVLLPALSGRNVKAGRSFLADKIGEPVFDEHLSVYDDPFAPGLSSTAWDAEGTPTRRLVFVDQGVLQQFAYDLKTGYRYGEKSTGSAVRSEGDLPGIGFHNLFVDGPRTKEPGDERAVWIHDVVGAHTANPFSGDFSVEISNPFWIEGGDLVEPIRTAMFAGNVFEMLREIGGLGKDTRRVGRLTIPSIRLNNQQIIGK encoded by the coding sequence ATGATCGGCGAAGACCTGATCGACAGGATCCTTCGGGACGGAGAAAAACTGGCCGACGAAGTCGAGGTCTTCTACGCCCGTGGGCAGAGCGTCAGCGCCGATATCAAGAAGGGGATCCTCGGCAGTGCCGAGGAGTCGGAGGCCTGGAGTATAGCCATCCGGACCATCAAAGACGGCCGGATAGGATTCTCAAGCACGAGCGACCCGGATCGGTGGAGAGAGTGCCTCCAAGCTGCTCTCGCAAGCGGGCGTCTTGCGACCCCTCAGCAATGGGGAGGGTTGCCGAAACCGGCCGATCTTGTGAGCACTGCCTCTTCATCCGACCCGAACCTTGTCGTCTCGGTGGAAGATGCTGCTGGAATGGTCGACGATCTTCTCTCCGGCGCCGCGGAGCACCCGGTGGAGGTCGTCGGCGGGGGTGCAAACCTCGCCCGGTCGTACCTGATGGTTGCAAACACGAGCGGCACGCTCTACGGCATGGACCGGACAGTAGCGGCCGTCTCCCTTGAGGCGATCCGGGAGCAGTCCACGGGCTACGAGTTCGACGCCTCCCCGTTCCGTGCCGAGATCGATCCGGGATCGGTCGGCGAGCAGGCAGCCTCGCTCGCCGCACGCTCCGTTGGAGGGAGCGATATCAAGACCGGGCGCTACGACGTCGTTCTCTCCCCGGTTGCGGCGGCAAGCCTCATCGGCCAGGTCCTCCTCCCGGCCCTCTCAGGACGGAACGTGAAGGCCGGCCGGTCGTTCCTTGCGGATAAGATCGGGGAGCCGGTCTTTGACGAGCACCTCTCCGTCTACGATGACCCGTTCGCCCCGGGTCTATCGAGCACCGCTTGGGATGCCGAAGGGACTCCGACCCGCCGCCTGGTCTTCGTGGATCAGGGTGTCCTCCAGCAGTTCGCCTACGACCTCAAGACCGGTTACCGCTACGGTGAGAAGAGTACGGGGAGCGCCGTTCGATCCGAGGGCGATCTGCCCGGGATCGGATTCCACAACCTCTTTGTCGACGGCCCGCGGACAAAAGAGCCCGGTGACGAGCGAGCGGTCTGGATCCACGACGTCGTGGGCGCCCATACCGCAAACCCATTCTCCGGCGACTTCTCGGTGGAGATCTCGAACCCCTTCTGGATCGAGGGAGGAGACCTCGTCGAACCCATCCGGACGGCAATGTTTGCCGGGAACGTCTTTGAGATGCTTCGGGAGATCGGTGGGCTCGGAAAAGATACAAGACGCGTCGGACGGCTGACAATTCCATCAATACGGTTAAATAACCAGCAGATCATTGGTAAATAG
- a CDS encoding TldD/PmbA family protein, producing the protein MVDVRYYDIRCVRGETTVIDIDNGVVESAGTSFFDKAVIRVLGPKGWGFLTRDHVEIDSKRELNALVEEAARLAAVTADEIDLADAPRGALPVPPLGEDPRDIDLEEKTRLLAGIEDAARVPGVVNTRARYTEGIDSVRFLDSSGNEYSYESVRSGFSVIAVASRNGVMQMGSERDHVITGFNLRGKQDLGRKAGEIAVSLLDAKLPKGGTHRAVLDPELAGVFTHEAVGHASEGDLIREGASVLGGRIGERIGCEGLVIVDDPTLHEFGFMPVDAEGVAVRRTEIIRDGILTSYLHNRETLAAVGNGIAGHARAEHGAPPIVRMSNTFIENGDATYDEIISECMDGILLIGSRGGQVDPGRGVFQFNAEYGYLIEGGEKTDMVRDVSLSGEILSTLHNIALIGNDRRMSPGYCGKGGQSVPVSDGAPHLLLENAVIGGRGE; encoded by the coding sequence ATGGTTGACGTTAGATACTATGATATCAGGTGCGTCCGGGGCGAGACCACCGTTATCGATATCGATAACGGGGTGGTCGAGTCCGCAGGCACCTCATTTTTTGACAAAGCTGTGATCCGGGTCTTAGGACCGAAAGGCTGGGGGTTCCTTACCCGTGACCACGTTGAGATCGACTCGAAGCGCGAGTTGAACGCTCTCGTTGAAGAAGCGGCTCGCCTTGCGGCGGTGACTGCGGACGAGATCGACCTTGCCGATGCGCCGCGTGGCGCACTCCCCGTCCCGCCGCTCGGCGAGGACCCGCGGGATATCGATCTTGAAGAGAAGACCCGGCTGCTCGCCGGGATTGAGGATGCGGCACGTGTGCCGGGGGTGGTAAACACCCGGGCGCGCTATACCGAGGGGATCGATTCGGTCCGGTTCCTTGACTCATCCGGTAACGAGTACTCCTATGAGAGTGTTCGGTCCGGGTTCTCGGTCATCGCCGTCGCCTCGCGAAACGGGGTGATGCAGATGGGAAGCGAACGGGACCACGTCATCACCGGGTTCAACCTCCGTGGTAAGCAGGACCTCGGCCGGAAGGCCGGGGAGATCGCAGTCTCTCTGCTCGATGCAAAACTCCCGAAAGGCGGGACGCACCGGGCTGTACTCGATCCGGAACTCGCCGGCGTCTTCACCCACGAGGCTGTCGGCCACGCGAGCGAGGGCGACCTCATTCGCGAGGGTGCCTCGGTTCTCGGGGGAAGGATAGGTGAGCGGATCGGGTGTGAGGGGCTCGTCATTGTGGACGATCCGACGCTTCACGAGTTCGGGTTCATGCCTGTCGACGCCGAGGGCGTCGCGGTCCGGCGGACCGAGATCATCCGCGACGGCATCCTGACCTCGTACCTCCACAACCGGGAGACGCTTGCAGCCGTGGGGAACGGGATCGCGGGCCACGCCCGGGCCGAGCACGGTGCGCCGCCCATTGTTCGGATGAGCAACACGTTCATCGAGAACGGCGATGCAACATACGATGAGATCATCTCCGAGTGCATGGACGGCATCCTCCTCATCGGGTCGCGCGGCGGCCAGGTCGACCCGGGTCGAGGGGTCTTCCAGTTCAACGCTGAGTACGGATATCTCATCGAGGGCGGCGAGAAGACCGATATGGTCAGAGATGTCTCGCTCTCGGGGGAGATCCTCTCGACGCTCCACAATATCGCTCTCATTGGAAACGACCGGAGGATGAGCCCGGGATACTGTGGCAAAGGCGGGCAGAGCGTGCCGGTCAGCGACGGTGCGCCGCACCTCCTGCTTGAGAACGCAGTCATCGGGGGGCGGGGCGAATGA
- the lonB gene encoding ATP-dependent protease LonB, with protein sequence MDSTTPEEIPKIELTNDDLAETDLFADLEVSSSSDIDVPPNLIDQVIGQEHAVEVIRKAAVQRRHVMMIGTPGTGKSMLAKAMAELLPKEELQDILVYPNPEDNNNPIIRTVPAGRGKQIVAAHKAEARKKIQMRSTLIMLLIFGIIGYAIITYQWLMGIIAAAFIFMALKYSTPREEALVPKLLISHDPNAPAPFVDATGSHAGALLGDVRHDPFQSGGLETPAHDRVEGGAIHRAHGGVLFIDEINTLTPHSQQNLLTALQEGVFPITGQSERSSGAMVRTEPVPCRFVMVAAGNLDAIQGMHPALRSRIRGYGYEIYMRETMEDTPENRKKFLRFIAQEVKKDGKIPHFDRSAMIEVLREARRRSNRKGHLTLKLRDMGGLIRVAGDLARQEGAEFTSARHVLAAKSTSRSIEDQISDEYIRRSRDYDLAVVEGTRIGRVNGLAVMGNDSGSVLPVMAEVTPSQGATGTVVATGLLKDIAKESITNVSALIKKFTGKDIRNMDIHIQFIGTYGGVEGDSASVTVATAVISAIENIPVRQDVAMTGSLSVRGDVLPIGGVTYKIEAAAKAGIKKVIIPRSNLDDVLIEDRYRSMIEIVPVDHIEEVLQNALVPENREGFISKLRKLAVNPTTGIFDSNVGRSPV encoded by the coding sequence ATGGATTCAACGACTCCAGAAGAAATTCCCAAAATCGAGCTCACAAATGATGATCTGGCAGAGACGGATCTCTTTGCCGACCTCGAGGTGAGTTCATCCTCTGATATCGATGTCCCCCCGAATCTCATCGATCAGGTCATTGGCCAGGAACATGCCGTCGAGGTGATTCGGAAGGCCGCGGTCCAGCGCAGGCACGTGATGATGATCGGCACTCCCGGCACCGGTAAATCGATGCTGGCAAAAGCGATGGCCGAGCTCCTTCCGAAGGAAGAACTGCAGGACATCCTGGTCTACCCAAACCCCGAAGATAACAATAATCCCATCATCAGAACCGTGCCGGCGGGCCGTGGCAAGCAGATCGTTGCCGCCCACAAGGCGGAGGCGAGGAAGAAGATCCAGATGAGGAGCACCCTCATTATGCTTCTTATCTTTGGGATCATCGGCTACGCAATCATCACCTACCAGTGGCTTATGGGCATCATTGCCGCGGCGTTCATCTTCATGGCGCTGAAGTACTCGACGCCTCGCGAGGAGGCGCTGGTCCCGAAGCTCCTGATCTCCCACGACCCGAACGCTCCCGCGCCTTTTGTCGACGCCACCGGCTCGCACGCGGGCGCTCTCCTTGGCGATGTCCGGCACGATCCCTTCCAGAGTGGCGGTCTGGAGACCCCGGCTCATGACCGGGTCGAGGGAGGGGCCATCCACCGGGCTCACGGTGGCGTGCTCTTCATCGACGAGATCAACACCCTCACCCCCCACTCCCAGCAGAACCTGCTGACCGCGCTCCAGGAGGGGGTCTTCCCGATCACCGGCCAGAGCGAGCGTTCGAGTGGCGCGATGGTGCGGACCGAGCCGGTTCCCTGCCGGTTCGTTATGGTTGCGGCAGGGAACCTCGATGCCATCCAGGGCATGCACCCGGCACTCCGGTCGCGTATCCGGGGTTACGGATACGAGATCTACATGCGCGAGACGATGGAGGATACCCCTGAGAACCGGAAGAAGTTCCTCCGGTTCATCGCGCAGGAAGTCAAGAAAGACGGAAAGATCCCTCACTTCGACCGCAGCGCCATGATCGAGGTGCTTCGCGAGGCCAGGCGCCGCTCGAACCGGAAGGGGCACCTGACCCTGAAACTCCGTGACATGGGCGGGCTCATCCGTGTAGCGGGGGATCTCGCCCGGCAGGAAGGAGCCGAGTTCACTTCGGCAAGGCATGTCCTCGCCGCGAAATCGACCTCCCGCTCGATCGAGGACCAGATCTCCGACGAGTACATCCGGCGGAGCCGCGACTATGACCTCGCCGTCGTCGAGGGCACCAGGATTGGCCGGGTGAACGGGCTTGCCGTGATGGGGAACGACTCCGGCTCGGTGCTCCCGGTGATGGCCGAGGTGACCCCGAGCCAGGGAGCGACAGGCACGGTCGTCGCGACCGGTCTTCTGAAGGATATAGCCAAAGAGTCTATCACGAACGTCAGCGCTCTCATCAAGAAGTTCACGGGCAAGGATATCAGGAACATGGATATCCATATTCAGTTCATCGGCACCTACGGTGGTGTCGAGGGCGACTCGGCCTCGGTTACCGTTGCAACAGCGGTAATCAGCGCGATCGAGAACATCCCGGTGCGCCAGGATGTTGCGATGACCGGCTCCCTCTCGGTTCGGGGCGATGTCCTCCCTATCGGCGGGGTCACCTACAAGATCGAGGCGGCGGCAAAAGCCGGGATCAAGAAGGTGATCATACCGCGTTCGAACCTGGACGACGTTCTCATCGAAGACCGGTACCGCTCGATGATCGAGATCGTGCCCGTCGACCATATTGAGGAGGTTCTCCAGAACGCGCTTGTGCCCGAGAACCGCGAGGGGTTCATCTCGAAGCTCCGGAAGTTGGCGGTCAACCCGACGACCGGCATCTTCGACTCGAACGTCGGGCGCTCTCCGGTCTGA
- a CDS encoding ribose-phosphate diphosphokinase produces MRIISTERSQVLAARISEKMGVPLVETKFSRFPDGEMYLRCGELDNETLIVSSIVDNDMLVQTLLAIDAADQSRNTLVIPYLGYSRQDKRFFPGEPISARAVARALSTGIERVFVVNVHDPGVLNHFKVPAKNVTIAPAIGGYVGDLNLKNPLILAPDDGAIAFATDVAAVGGWDCDHLEKTRLSGEEVRIAPKSIDADGRDVVIVDDIISTGGTLATAACMLREQGATSIHAACVHGVLTSGAYMRLRSAGIASVVSSDTYESASSFISAANAIATAIREDAHY; encoded by the coding sequence ATGAGAATAATTAGTACGGAACGATCCCAGGTCCTTGCAGCTCGCATCTCCGAAAAAATGGGCGTTCCTCTTGTTGAGACGAAATTCAGCAGGTTCCCGGACGGAGAAATGTATCTCCGTTGCGGAGAACTGGACAATGAGACATTGATCGTCAGCAGCATCGTGGACAATGATATGCTCGTGCAGACCCTCCTTGCAATCGACGCCGCCGATCAATCAAGGAACACGCTGGTGATCCCTTACCTCGGATACTCCCGGCAGGATAAGCGCTTCTTCCCGGGGGAACCGATCAGCGCCCGGGCGGTTGCTCGAGCCCTCTCGACAGGGATCGAGCGGGTGTTTGTGGTCAATGTTCATGACCCCGGGGTACTGAATCACTTCAAGGTTCCGGCCAAGAATGTCACGATCGCTCCCGCCATTGGCGGCTATGTCGGCGATCTGAACCTGAAGAACCCGCTCATTCTTGCTCCGGACGATGGAGCGATCGCGTTTGCAACCGATGTCGCGGCCGTCGGCGGATGGGACTGCGACCACCTGGAAAAGACCCGACTATCGGGCGAAGAGGTCAGAATTGCACCAAAGAGTATCGATGCCGACGGGAGAGATGTTGTGATCGTGGACGATATCATCTCCACCGGCGGGACCCTCGCGACCGCCGCATGCATGCTCCGCGAGCAGGGGGCTACATCCATCCACGCGGCCTGCGTCCACGGGGTGCTCACAAGTGGCGCCTACATGCGTCTGCGCTCAGCCGGGATCGCCTCGGTAGTCTCCAGCGACACCTACGAGAGCGCCTCAAGCTTCATATCTGCCGCGAATGCTATCGCCACCGCGATCAGAGAAGATGCTCACTATTGA
- the rtcA gene encoding RNA 3'-terminal phosphate cyclase, translating to MLTIDGSHLEGGGQILRLAVALSAISETPVTITRIRQNRKNPGLAPQHIAAVRAVAGMCDAECRGLTPGNSEITFIPAKIRRADLVIDLATAGSIPLILQAWLPAALHSGGSITVLGGTEVPWSPTIDYMNFVFAPILRNAGATIDIDVLERGYYPRGRGRVHVRVEPSQLDPIVIPEGEHECGIISCSAGLPRHVVERQAKAAREQIESDLNLSCTTTLDPREGKGGVGSSITVWSGAKGAVALGKRGLPAEEVGRTAARSLIHECRSPGAVDIFLADQLLVYLALYGGECSTHTLSMHAKTACWLLSEFGYHLTCRENDIVEIAA from the coding sequence ATGCTCACTATTGATGGAAGCCATCTCGAGGGTGGGGGGCAGATCCTCCGCCTGGCGGTCGCCTTATCGGCAATATCAGAGACGCCGGTCACCATCACCCGTATTCGGCAGAACCGGAAGAACCCCGGGCTCGCACCTCAGCATATTGCTGCAGTTAGGGCGGTCGCCGGGATGTGCGATGCGGAATGCCGGGGTCTCACACCCGGGAACAGCGAGATCACCTTCATCCCGGCGAAAATTCGCCGGGCCGACCTTGTAATCGATCTTGCGACCGCCGGGAGCATTCCCCTTATTCTGCAGGCGTGGCTCCCGGCTGCCCTCCACTCCGGCGGAAGCATCACGGTTCTCGGTGGTACCGAGGTCCCCTGGAGCCCGACCATCGACTACATGAACTTTGTATTCGCGCCGATTCTGCGCAACGCCGGTGCTACGATCGATATTGATGTGCTCGAGCGCGGTTACTACCCGCGGGGAAGGGGACGGGTACACGTCAGGGTGGAGCCATCGCAACTCGACCCGATCGTGATCCCGGAAGGAGAGCACGAGTGCGGGATCATCTCCTGCTCGGCGGGCCTCCCGAGACACGTCGTGGAGCGCCAGGCGAAAGCCGCCCGGGAACAGATCGAGAGCGACCTCAATCTCTCCTGTACAACGACGCTCGATCCCCGGGAGGGCAAGGGAGGAGTGGGGAGTTCGATCACGGTATGGAGCGGAGCAAAAGGCGCCGTCGCTCTCGGAAAGAGGGGGCTTCCCGCCGAGGAGGTGGGGCGGACGGCCGCGCGAAGCCTCATTCACGAGTGCCGTAGTCCTGGCGCAGTAGATATCTTCCTCGCCGACCAGCTCCTCGTCTACCTCGCCCTCTACGGAGGCGAGTGCAGCACCCATACGCTCTCGATGCACGCAAAGACCGCCTGCTGGTTGCTCTCGGAGTTTGGATACCACCTCACCTGCCGGGAGAACGATATCGTGGAGATTGCCGCATGA
- a CDS encoding NOB1 family endonuclease, which yields MRLVLDASVFFSEIPVDGPAWTTPSVVGELGDIHAKCRFEALAATGLSVREPREEDLSRVCAAALATGDAGVLSATDRDILALALELSAVLVTDDFAVQNVAHHLGIETRSIRQRPARAIRWRYRCSGCGRYSREPGDCPVCGAPIKRKLK from the coding sequence ATGAGACTCGTCCTCGACGCCTCGGTCTTCTTCTCTGAGATTCCGGTCGACGGCCCGGCATGGACCACGCCATCGGTCGTCGGAGAGCTTGGCGATATTCATGCAAAGTGCCGGTTCGAGGCGCTCGCGGCCACCGGGCTCTCGGTCAGGGAGCCACGCGAGGAGGACCTCTCGCGGGTTTGCGCAGCCGCCCTCGCGACCGGGGATGCCGGAGTCCTCTCTGCGACCGATCGTGACATCCTGGCGCTGGCTCTGGAGCTCTCGGCCGTCCTCGTCACCGACGACTTTGCAGTCCAGAACGTCGCTCACCACCTCGGCATCGAGACCAGGAGCATTCGACAGCGGCCCGCCCGGGCAATCCGGTGGCGTTACCGGTGCAGCGGATGCGGCCGTTACTCGCGAGAGCCGGGAGATTGTCCGGTCTGCGGTGCACCAATTAAAAGAAAACTTAAATAG
- a CDS encoding orotate phosphoribosyltransferase-like protein, with protein sequence MTALEELITKAKALQVEGQTPGQISDQLGLSMETVTWLLTQQKGMEAPKDVHIDWTAVGSHGALLSDMAMMMLKRFLYMSEEGCAASEIDAVVGIASSGVPLATLIAAEEGLKLAVYLPAKHSGSETPTGSLSGTFSTITGQRCIIIDDVVTTGTTLSEAIQFIRRHGATPVAVWSLFDKRGVREVDGVPVHSLFVVSRLG encoded by the coding sequence ATGACCGCGCTCGAAGAGTTGATCACGAAGGCAAAGGCACTCCAGGTAGAGGGGCAGACACCCGGCCAGATCTCCGACCAGCTGGGCCTCTCAATGGAGACGGTCACCTGGCTGCTCACTCAACAGAAGGGCATGGAAGCACCAAAAGACGTTCATATCGACTGGACGGCAGTGGGAAGTCATGGAGCGCTCCTCTCCGATATGGCGATGATGATGCTCAAGCGCTTCCTCTATATGTCAGAAGAGGGATGTGCTGCAAGTGAGATCGATGCAGTCGTCGGGATTGCGTCGTCGGGCGTCCCGCTCGCCACCCTCATCGCCGCAGAGGAGGGGCTGAAACTCGCGGTTTACCTCCCGGCAAAGCATAGCGGAAGCGAGACACCTACCGGTTCCCTCTCGGGCACCTTCTCCACGATCACCGGACAACGTTGCATCATCATCGACGATGTCGTCACAACCGGGACGACGCTCTCCGAGGCCATTCAGTTCATCCGGCGGCACGGGGCGACACCGGTGGCGGTCTGGTCACTCTTCGACAAGCGGGGTGTTCGGGAGGTTGACGGAGTTCCGGTCCACTCACTCTTTGTGGTATCACGGCTCGGATAA
- the thsA gene encoding thermosome subunit alpha: MLAGQPIVILRENVERTRGFEAQRSNIMAAKAIAAAVRTTLGPRGMDKMLVSSTGDVVITNDGATILHEMSVQHPGGKLVVEVAETQDDEVGDGTTTATVLIGSLMEEAETLLAQEVHPTIIAHGYQLGMEKALSILDELALTIGIDDRENLKKIAGTAMTGKSIEGVKDKISDIIVDAVRQVATEIAPGTYAVDEDDIKIKKQVGDSMEDAELIRGVVIDKKRVFEQMPEKITGAKVALLSQPLEVTKTQVKSKIKITTSDQMKAFNEQERESLKKLAEQIVASGANVVLCQKGIADPVQYYLAKHGVYALEDVKEEDMKFAAKALCGTIVNKPEELNEVTLGKAEAAEEIPDTDLTVISGCENPKAVTILLRGSSQLLVDELERAVYDATRVVQDAIEDGKFIVGGGSPEIELQIRLRDYATTVGGRVQLAIEAFANAFEAIPRTLAENSGFDTIDKVVALRKAHADGAKYAGLDVYTGEIVDMREAGVIEPQRVKTQAIKSATETAMLLIRVDDMMITQSEKKGAAGAK; the protein is encoded by the coding sequence ATGCTTGCTGGACAGCCCATCGTTATTTTAAGGGAGAATGTTGAGCGCACGCGCGGATTTGAGGCGCAGCGCTCGAATATCATGGCTGCAAAGGCCATTGCGGCCGCCGTTCGGACCACACTTGGTCCCCGGGGAATGGACAAGATGCTGGTCAGCTCCACCGGGGATGTGGTGATCACGAACGACGGAGCAACCATCCTACATGAGATGTCCGTGCAGCACCCCGGCGGCAAACTCGTCGTCGAGGTTGCTGAGACCCAGGACGACGAGGTTGGCGACGGCACCACGACGGCGACCGTCCTCATCGGATCGCTGATGGAAGAGGCGGAGACTCTGCTCGCTCAGGAGGTTCACCCCACAATTATCGCGCACGGCTACCAGCTCGGCATGGAGAAGGCTCTCTCAATCCTCGACGAACTGGCCCTCACGATCGGGATCGACGACCGCGAGAACCTCAAAAAGATTGCCGGCACTGCCATGACAGGCAAATCCATCGAGGGTGTCAAGGACAAGATCTCCGATATTATAGTCGATGCAGTACGGCAGGTCGCGACCGAGATTGCTCCGGGCACCTACGCCGTGGACGAGGACGACATCAAGATCAAGAAGCAGGTAGGCGACTCTATGGAGGACGCCGAACTGATCCGGGGTGTCGTCATCGACAAGAAGCGTGTCTTTGAACAGATGCCGGAGAAGATCACGGGTGCAAAGGTCGCCCTGCTCTCCCAGCCGCTCGAGGTCACGAAGACCCAGGTGAAGTCGAAGATCAAGATCACCACCTCCGACCAGATGAAGGCGTTCAATGAGCAGGAGCGCGAGTCTCTCAAGAAACTCGCCGAGCAGATCGTTGCTTCCGGCGCAAACGTTGTCCTCTGCCAGAAGGGGATCGCCGACCCAGTGCAGTACTACCTCGCGAAACACGGCGTCTACGCCCTTGAAGACGTCAAAGAAGAGGACATGAAGTTCGCCGCGAAAGCGCTCTGCGGTACAATCGTCAATAAGCCCGAAGAGCTCAACGAGGTAACCCTCGGCAAAGCCGAAGCAGCCGAAGAGATCCCCGATACCGACCTGACGGTCATTTCCGGCTGTGAGAATCCAAAGGCCGTCACGATCCTCCTGCGGGGCTCCTCCCAGCTTCTGGTGGACGAACTTGAGCGGGCGGTCTACGATGCAACCCGGGTTGTCCAGGATGCCATCGAGGACGGGAAGTTCATCGTCGGTGGCGGCTCCCCGGAGATCGAGCTCCAGATACGCCTCCGCGACTACGCTACAACCGTCGGTGGGCGTGTCCAGCTCGCCATCGAGGCGTTTGCAAACGCATTCGAGGCCATCCCGAGGACGCTCGCAGAGAACTCCGGGTTCGATACGATCGACAAGGTTGTCGCTTTAAGAAAGGCCCACGCCGACGGTGCGAAGTACGCCGGGCTTGATGTCTATACCGGCGAGATCGTGGATATGCGTGAGGCCGGGGTCATCGAGCCGCAGCGCGTGAAGACTCAGGCCATCAAGAGCGCAACCGAGACGGCGATGCTCCTTATCCGTGTCGACGACATGATGATCACCCAGTCCGAAAAGAAGGGCGCAGCGGGAGCAAAGTAA